The following coding sequences lie in one Paramisgurnus dabryanus chromosome 16, PD_genome_1.1, whole genome shotgun sequence genomic window:
- the reep2 gene encoding receptor expression-enhancing protein 2 isoform X1, with product MVSWIISRMVVLAFGTLYPAYSSYKAVKTKNVKEYVKWMMYWIVFALFTTAETITDMLLSWFPFYFELKIAFVIWLLSPYTKGSSVLYRKFVHPTLSNKEKEIDEYITQAKDRSYDTMMRFGKRGLNIAATAAVTAATKGQGVLSEKLRSFSMQDLTLIQNEDELQLDGADDMHPAATLPRAKTATRTVRVTPVPAESESQHSSRSDDLSDNRTEHSDEDVADKAPKRTPSVRAAKKPAAAKTEQTTKTVKKQPKKKITTTANNNAESQ from the exons ATGGTGTCGTGGATTATCTCGCGGATGGTGGT CCTCGCCTTTGGGACCCTCTATCCAGCCTATTCCTCATATAAAGCTGTGAAGACGAAAAACGTCAAGGAGTAT GTGAAATGGATGATGTACTGGATAGTGTTTGCACTTTTTACGACGGCAGAGACGATCACAGATATGCTTCTCTCCTG GTTCCCATTTTATTTTGAGCTGAAAATTGCCTTTGTCATTTGGCTGTTGTCCCCTTACACAAAGGGCTCCAGCGTGCTGTACCGCAAGTTTGTGCACCCGACGCTCTCCAATAAAGAGAAG GAAATAGATGAGTATATAACCCAAGCTAAAGACCGCAGCTATGATACCATGATGCGGTTCGGGAAAAGAGGCCTCAACATCGCAGCCACTGCTGCAGTCACAGCTGCCACTAAG GGTCAGGGTGTGTTATCAGAGAAACTGCGCAGTTTCAGTATGCAGGATCTGACCCTCATTCAAAATGAAGACGAGCTTCAGCTGGACGGCGCAGACGACATGCACCCCGCCGCCACGCTGCCACGTGCTAAAACAGCCACACGTACAG ttcgAGTCACGCCCGTACCGGCTGAGAGCGAATCACAACACAGCTCTCGCTCTGATGACCTGTCAGATAACAGGACTGAGCATTCAGATGAGGATGTGGCAGATAAAGCCCCCAAACGCACGCCAAGCGTCAGAGCTGCCAAGAAACCAGCAGCTGCAAAGACAGAG CAGACCACCAAGACAGTGAAGAAACAGCCAAAGAAGAAAATTACAACCACGGCCAACAACAATGCTGAATCACAATAG
- the reep2 gene encoding receptor expression-enhancing protein 2 isoform X2 has product MVSWIISRMVVLAFGTLYPAYSSYKAVKTKNVKEYVKWMMYWIVFALFTTAETITDMLLSWFPFYFELKIAFVIWLLSPYTKGSSVLYRKFVHPTLSNKEKEIDEYITQAKDRSYDTMMRFGKRGLNIAATAAVTAATKGQGVLSEKLRSFSMQDLTLIQNEDELQLDGADDMHPAATLPRAKTATRTVRVTPVPAESESQHSSRSDDLSDNRTEHSDEDVADKAPKRTPSVRAAKKPAAAKTETTKTVKKQPKKKITTTANNNAESQ; this is encoded by the exons ATGGTGTCGTGGATTATCTCGCGGATGGTGGT CCTCGCCTTTGGGACCCTCTATCCAGCCTATTCCTCATATAAAGCTGTGAAGACGAAAAACGTCAAGGAGTAT GTGAAATGGATGATGTACTGGATAGTGTTTGCACTTTTTACGACGGCAGAGACGATCACAGATATGCTTCTCTCCTG GTTCCCATTTTATTTTGAGCTGAAAATTGCCTTTGTCATTTGGCTGTTGTCCCCTTACACAAAGGGCTCCAGCGTGCTGTACCGCAAGTTTGTGCACCCGACGCTCTCCAATAAAGAGAAG GAAATAGATGAGTATATAACCCAAGCTAAAGACCGCAGCTATGATACCATGATGCGGTTCGGGAAAAGAGGCCTCAACATCGCAGCCACTGCTGCAGTCACAGCTGCCACTAAG GGTCAGGGTGTGTTATCAGAGAAACTGCGCAGTTTCAGTATGCAGGATCTGACCCTCATTCAAAATGAAGACGAGCTTCAGCTGGACGGCGCAGACGACATGCACCCCGCCGCCACGCTGCCACGTGCTAAAACAGCCACACGTACAG ttcgAGTCACGCCCGTACCGGCTGAGAGCGAATCACAACACAGCTCTCGCTCTGATGACCTGTCAGATAACAGGACTGAGCATTCAGATGAGGATGTGGCAGATAAAGCCCCCAAACGCACGCCAAGCGTCAGAGCTGCCAAGAAACCAGCAGCTGCAAAGACAGAG ACCACCAAGACAGTGAAGAAACAGCCAAAGAAGAAAATTACAACCACGGCCAACAACAATGCTGAATCACAATAG